AGGTTAGACAAAAGGCTGAGAGCAAGAAAACTCTGGACACTGTTAAGGACTATTTCAATGAGCATGAAGACTCGCCCTTTTTTGTCGCTCACGTTCCAGTCTCCAGCAATGCCAAACTATTAACTGAAGCATTCAGTTatatcaagaaagaaattccAGATAAATCGTTGTATTTAATTGTCGGTAATGAATCTGAACCCAAGATTGCCCAAGGATGTTATGTCTCGGACAATGCTCTCTCGAAGGGGGTCGTTGCCTCTGAGGTAACTAACGTTGCCTCGGAATTTATCGGAGGAAAAGCTGGTGGAAAAGGTAACATCTGTCAAGGAGTGGGAACCAACCCTGAAGGAATCAACAAGGCCATTGAAGCAGTAACGAAGATCTTAAAGGAGAAACTCAGCATCTAGAGTTTAGACCTTGTATAGAAATGTTAGGTATTTATAATGTTGTTTCGGTTCTTTAACATGAATGTATAATTTTTGTCGGCGCCATATAACTGGTGTAACCCGTTTACTTAGTGTTAAAAGAGATCAGAATTTGGTCAGATGAAAAAGACCAGAAGCTATGTGGGGAaattgattatgtaatacattttttcaatggattgaagtttccaaaatggatCGTTTACTTAAGCAAAGTCATAGTTATCCCTCTATATTTGGCTGGTAATGGCGCCAAATACGATGAAACTCACTGCATCCaagtcttccaagttgAGCCACAGATCTTTGATTGAATCTCAGCTAAAAAAGACAAAACTACAAAACCAAGGCTACATAGATAAGAAACAACCGGAATATTATTTGCCCTCGGAGCAAGCTATAGTCAACGAGATAAACCAGGAAAAGCTACttaaaaaagaagaatttgataaGCAACAAAAGCTTCAAGTATTAAACTATGACTGCCGAATATTCGACAACCTGGatttggaattggaagCGGACGGAGGGGTGGACGATTATCTAGCTGAATACTACGGTTCCAAAAGGGAAGATCCCTTGATTACTGCTATAGACCAAATTCAATTAAGCCAATTTGATAACAACTATCCACCTATAGCCAAAGGAGGATTAaccaagaaatcaaaactgGAGATTGAGACCAAAAGAGAAGCGTATCCGAGATTGGTTCTGGTCAATCAATTATACTCagtttttccttccaatCCCACATTTGTAGACCAAGCAATTCAGAAACTGGTGGATACAGGTAAAATCAAGCAACTGAGAATCAACCATAAAGATTTTCACGATAATGTCGTTATTAAGAATGAAGATTATATGACCATAGTGGAGACGTTTAGTGATGATGGCAATGTCAGCAATTTTAGTAAATTCTTAACCGAAAACAGGTCCGCAAATAATGtcactttgaaagattccGAAAAGTATGGATTTCGGATCGATGACCTGATTTCGAAAGGttttttgaacatttctACAGGGAAGTCAACTATAAACACGGAAAATTACTACCTTTCTGTACCAAATATCGGAGGGTTCTTGAAGCTAATTCAAGAGAGTAAGAAATTCGTTTTTAAAGTAATTGGCACTACTAAATGGAAAGAAGCTTTAGAAAGCAAACTAGAAGAAAGATGGAACTACAAGAACCGAAAGTGGTACTACTTTAAAGGTTTAAATTTGAAATGGGTTTTGAGTTACTGTGCCGGAGCAGGTACTCTGGAAGTGTTCAACACCCCTGTTGGGAAAGGCTGGAAGATTACTGGAAAATAGAAACTAATAAAGATAACTCATCACATTAACGAACTCTCTGCTGTTTCATCTGCTTCCTCTgctttttttcttgtcgTTTCTTCTCTATCTTTCTCTGCTCTTCGGGGCTGAGTTTAGAAATTCTCTCTCTTTCCTTACGTTGTTCTTCGACTCGTTTActctccaattcttctttttgaacttcGTCCAAAGcctttttgatcttctGAATTTCAGCCTCTCTGGTCTTCTTTACTCGCTTAAGAGTCTCAGGTCTGAATTTGACGTTTTCTACAACATTGTCCACCAAActcaagaaagaagttAGCAAATCCTGGTTAGCCTTCAATTCAGAAGCAGTGGAGGGGAAATTGGTGAACAGAATTGccttcttggaagaagcGGCTTCTTCAAGAGTAGTAGGCTTGACGATGGATTGATCAGTGAAGGCGACGTATTTGAGCAAAGTAGGAGAGCTAGTAAGACCAGAATTTTCAGCATCATTGTACACCTCCTCGGTAATATCAGCAGTTTCGGACATGAACACATATTCAGTTGGAAGTTTGGACGATTCAGAAGTCTTTGTCAGTGACAGAAAATAATTTTCAATACGAGCTTGGTTCATACCATCTTTGTTGACAATAGCCCAAATAAAGTCATCAATGTTGGATTCGGCCTCATCGTTGTACTTAACGATGATGTTGACGCTATCAATGGATTTCTCAATGGAGGAAATGAAGAAGGACAGGATAGTTTCTGTTACCAAGAGCAAAAGATTGTGTCTTGGCTTCAAAGTGAATCTTACAGTCAGAGATTCAATGTTCTTTCTACCAGTGGCGAAGTAAGTGTAATGCTCATTGTCGTCCTTGACAACTTTTTCCTTAACTGAACATCCTAAGGAAGCAAATTGTTTGTCCAATACTTCTTCAGCGGATGAAACCCATTTGCCCACAAGCCTTGCATTGTAGCTTGCGCCCAAGAAATGGGTCAAAAGATAGGCCAATGTGAACGAAACGGTGACCAATTCCAGCTTCCAATTGTAGGTAATTAAACGCTGGAGCAAGCCCATTTCCTTCAGTTCTTCGTACGTGTGCTCATAGTATGGCTGAGAAACCTGTTGGGCAGAAGCCACGGCCAGTAAGGACAGAATAGCAAGCATTTGTTGGATTGGAATGTTAAGGGTCTAGAGAGAGGTGGAGATGAAGGCGATAGAACGTGCTCTGTCGAATGGTCGTgctgaaaaatcaaaatcgCAAAATGAACTAAAGGCAGACAGAAGTTCAGCAGTGAACGCCGTACACTACGGTTGGAGATGACCGTTAACACATTGGAAACCTCACCAACAATTGAAGGCATGCATACATATTTTCCTCACTGAAAggaatcttttcttcccaTTATTTTTTCCTCCTGGGCTACGTTGATCTATTGTTCCACTGGTCACACCAGAACAGCTTAATTATCCTATATACACTAGtttgatcttctttgcTGCTTCTTCAATGACGATTCGATATCAGTGACATCCAACTTGGTACCTCTGATATAATACAACTTGTTTCTCGATCTGTACTTCGTAGGTCTCTTCAGAATATCAACTCTTTCGATCACAGGGTTGAAAATAGGCACTCTGATCTCCACTCCGAGTTTAGCATAAGAGTTCCTAAGTAGGATGTTGGAGTCACAGCCGTTTCTCTTGACAGCAATTACCATACCAACTAAAGGTGGCTGTTTATTATTATAGGTAATACGAACGATATCTCCCGAACGTAACAAGCTTGGATTTGACTTGTCCAACAAACTCTTTTTCACACCATTTGGATCCAACTTCTTGTATTGGTTCTCCTTAACGtacttcatcaatggtGTTCCTTCTCTTAACTTGGGCAATGGCTGATACACCTTAACCACTTTCTGGCCCAAATATTGTGTCTTGTACCCGGCTGTTTGTATTATTGGAGTACTTATAAGGCTGCTTCTCGTAGCCCTAAGGGCCTTAAAACTCTGCAACAACATCTACTCCCTTGTCCGTCACTTGATGGTGTTGATTGGgtgaaaagaaaaaaacgTATAGCTACGAGTGCGAATGGAAAGAATATCTGTTCTACTCTTACCTAATCTATTatattacataatcatacatgaaaaatgaactacgactcaaaatcttggtcttctctttctggcTGTAAACTTGGAGTCGTTGGCCACACTCTTTCCCCTCCTCTTCATTACTTCTTTCTTACGCTGGATGTAGTCTTTTCTTGTCTCCATTAATTTCATCTGTTTCTTATTaagttttctttccttggtGGGAGCATCCATCACTACTCCTTCTAAGTTGATCTGAACATCTGGAGTACCAGCGGATAGAACCAGGTAAtacttcttgttcttcttgctcTCCGGATCATCAATAACCACACCTCCTTGGAATCCTGCTACCTTGGCGGCACTTTGAATCTGATCCAGCTGATTATCATTCATCGGATAAAACTGTGCTGCAACTTTACCACCTCTTTTCAGTGAGGCATACAACGTATTGAAAAACCTCAacaatcttctctttggatCGGCATTACTTGTATCGGCATTACACAGCCATTGGATTGCAGAAATCGATATCACTGCGTCAAAAGTTCCAGCTCTGAAGGGAATTCCATTCCCTATATCTGCCAGAAGCAGATCTCCTTCCACCTCCCTATCCAAAGCAGTAGCCAACATGTCAGGTGATATATCCATTCCAATCCACATATCTCCTTCCTCTGTTAAAATCTCTCCAGAAAGTCCTGACCCACACCCTATGTCGAGAATGAAATTAGCCGTGTCCTTCGGCAAGTTTAGCAATTCCAAGGCCCGAAGTGTCATTTTCGCCTGAATATGCTGGATACGTGTATTATTGGTATATTTGCGAGATTCTGTTTCATTATAAAACACCTCTGCCGGTGCCAACTGCTCAGGACGTGACATAGTTGGTAGTCAGATTATCCTAGCggatttttttttttcaaagcttaTCCATGGTGGTGTATGGATGCTCGATAATGAAAGATGTGGTGCTTCTTTCGGTTCCATAAATTACCGTTCAAAGCCGAAATACTGAATAATCAAACTTTCACCTCCATTTAATGATGCCGATCCCAGTGGCGAGAGTCGACTCTGACACTCAGATGCAGGCAATTAAAAGGAATGCTAAAAAGGAACGCTCAAAGATACACAATTTCCCATTGAAGGGTCAGGAAATTGGCAGCAGCATGACAGGCTTCGAAGAGGATTTAAAAGAGTACGACATTATGGAAGATTTAAAGAGCCATGACTTGGTtcttatcaaaaagaacGCTCAAATATCTACTCGATACGATAAGAAGGGGGAATTGAGGTCCCGTTTCGGTGACATAAGTTTCAATCAGTCACGGTCGATATTTGACTCATCAATAATGGAAACTCCCTTTCGGGGATTCTTTATTCTGGCATGGATGGCTGTGGGAATGTTAGCTTTAAAAACATTAGTGGAATACGAAAGAAATAACACAAGAATTTACACCTCCAATATCATCAGGATAATGCAAAAAGATTTAATCAAGGTCGGATTTGCTGATCTGTTGATGTACCTTAGCATGTATGCTACGTTTTTCCTCCAAAAACTGATTAAAAATGGATATCTTGATTGGGATAATACAGGCATGTACCTGCAGCACGTTTACCAGTGCGgtttcctctttttctGGCTGCTGACAGCTAAGAGGATGGAGTTTCCTTGGAttggaaagatttttttATTATTGCACTCATTGGTCATGCTAATGAAGATGCATTCATACGCTTTTTATAATGGGTATCTGTTCAAAATCCAGAAAGAACTGGACTTTTCACAACGGCATTTGAACAATAAAAAGCAAAAATTAGATAAAGAGACCACTGCCGCTCTTCAAAAATCAGTGGAGTTTTGCAAGTTTGAACTTACTAGTCAAAGCACCACATCTCCGTTCCCATCTAACgtgaacttgaaaaattggttTTGGTACACCATGTACCCAACCGTTGTATATGAGATTGATTATCCATTAACTAACGAGATCAGGTGGAAGTATGTTGGGACCAAGATGCTAGGCATCTTCGGTGTGATTTTCTTAATGATTTTGGTTGCTGAAAGTTGGTTATACCCGTTGGCTCTGGAAGCGATCCAATTGAGGAAATTACCTGTGTCTCAAAGAGTTTCTCCATATGTcttcattcttttggagaTGGCTCCACCATTCTTGTTAATGTATATGTTGGTGTTTTATCTCATCTGGgaattgatattgaatgCTGTTGCTGAATTGACAGGATTTGCAGATAGATCCTTTTATTCGGAATGGTGGAATTCTGTCTCATGGGATGAATTTGCTCGGGATTGGAACTTGCCAGTTCATCGGTTTTTGTTGAGACATGTATACCATAGCTCCATCAGCGCATTTCAATTGTCCAGGTACAATGCGACCCTTTTCACATTCTTGTTAAGCTCATTCGTTCATGAACTGACTATGTATGTGATTTTTGGTAAGTTCAGAGGGTACTTACTCTATTTTCAAATGGCCCAAATTCCTCTCACTTATCTCTCCAGGACAAAATTCATGGCTGATCGAAAAATCCTTGGAAATTCTATTTTCTGGCTGGGAATATCTACTGGGCCAAGCCTCTTGTGCTCTCTATACTTAGTGTTTTAAATAGGGATATACTTATTTACATGGGCAAAACACAGTCATCGGTAGATCATCTCAAAGGGTCTGGTATCATTGAAACAGCtctcaaaaacttcatcaactaTACTTTCAGCCTGTTCTTTATCCTTACAATTAGGATTTGCCTGCAAACTTAGAACAGCTCTCCTTCGGACGCAATCTTGATGCCCACTATTGAATCTACTAATTGATGATCTCCAAAACTGTTGCATTATCCTGCATTCACCACTGAGTGACGACGCCCTAATTTCAGAACAAGCGTGATGACGCAAATTAAACCAGTCcactttgaacttggtgTTGTCATAGGCGTGAATCAACTCATGAGAAACAATGTCTTCCAGATGCCACTTGTCTATCAACCTGTTTTGACAAATAAGGATTCCAATTTCAGGATGAAACCCTCCACCTTTCAAATCATCGCATTCGTCGCACACAATATCCTTAGCAGAAATCTGCCCCCCTGCTTGAGAAATTTGATCCATCAGGAACTTTACCGTTGGTGAATACCGCAACATCCAGTCTCTGTATTCGTAGCACTTGGCACAGTCATCTTTGGactttttgagtttgagATCGTTCTCATActttactttttcttcttgagtTAAACCCAGGCCTGTCTTGTAGCTCAAAGTTCTCCTCCACCAATTGAATCCGGAGGGTGGTTCATCATTTGGCTCTGGCATCTTAGGCGTGGTTGTAGGAGAACGAGACTTTCTCGACTTTTTAAATTTTCAGATGAAAGATTTTCGTAAAGGATGGGGGAATTGCTCCCAAATCAGTGGCTTTGGACCCGTTACTACTTACTAAGAGGATAGAATGTTCGACTTACTGGAAGCTGAACTAAAAGAGATAACTATTAAATATTGGTAATGTAAAAAAAATCATGCCTCCAATCAGATTCGAACTGATGATCTCCTCATTACTAGTGAGGTGCCTTACCAACTTGGCCATAGAGGCTTATGTagttattgaaaattttgggtA
This is a stretch of genomic DNA from Komagataella phaffii GS115 chromosome 3, complete sequence. It encodes these proteins:
- a CDS encoding Mitochondrial ribosomal protein of the large subunit, with protein sequence MLLQSFKALRATRSSLISTPIIQTAGYKTQYLGQKVVKVYQPLPKLREGTPLMKYVKENQYKKLDPNGVKKSLLDKSNPSLLRSGDIVRITYNNKQPPLVGMVIAVKRNGCDSNILLRNSYAKLGVEIRVPIFNPVIERVDILKRPTKYRSRNKLYYIRGTKLDVTDIESSLKKQQRRSN
- a CDS encoding Putative metalloprotease of the mitochondrial inner membrane, producing the protein MPEPNDEPPSGFNWWRRTLSYKTGLGLTQEEKVKYENDLKLKKSKDDCAKCYEYRDWMLRYSPTVKFLMDQISQAGGQISAKDIVCDECDDLKGGGFHPEIGILICQNRLIDKWHLEDIVSHELIHAYDNTKFKVDWFNLRHHACSEIRASSLSGECRIMQQFWRSSISRFNSGHQDCVRRRAVLSLQANPNCKDKEQAESIVDEVFESCFNDTRPFEMIYR
- a CDS encoding Acyl-CoA:sterol acyltransferase, isozyme of Are1p; translated protein: MMPIPVARVDSDTQMQAIKRNAKKERSKIHNFPLKGQEIGSSMTGFEEDLKEYDIMEDLKSHDLVLIKKNAQISTRYDKKGELRSRFGDISFNQSRSIFDSSIMETPFRGFFILAWMAVGMLALKTLVEYERNNTRIYTSNIIRIMQKDLIKVGFADLLMYLSMYATFFLQKLIKNGYLDWDNTGMYLQHVYQCGFLFFWLLTAKRMEFPWIGKIFLLLHSLVMLMKMHSYAFYNGYLFKIQKELDFSQRHLNNKKQKLDKETTAALQKSVEFCKFELTSQSTTSPFPSNVNLKNWFWYTMYPTVVYEIDYPLTNEIRWKYVGTKMLGIFGVIFLMILVAESWLYPLALEAIQLRKLPVSQRVSPYVFILLEMAPPFLLMYMLVFYLIWELILNAVAELTGFADRSFYSEWWNSVSWDEFARDWNLPVHRFLLRHVYHSSISAFQLSRYNATLFTFLLSSFVHELTMYVIFGKFRGYLLYFQMAQIPLTYLSRTKFMADRKILGNSIFWLGISTGPSLLCSLYLVF
- a CDS encoding Protein involved in bud-site selection, whose product is MSRPEQLAPAEVFYNETESRKYTNNTRIQHIQAKMTLRALELLNLPKDTANFILDIGCGSGLSGEILTEEGDMWIGMDISPDMLATALDREVEGDLLLADIGNGIPFRAGTFDAVISISAIQWLCNADTSNADPKRRLLRFFNTLYASLKRGGKVAAQFYPMNDNQLDQIQSAAKVAGFQGGVVIDDPESKKNKKYYLVLSAGTPDVQINLEGVVMDAPTKERKLNKKQMKLMETRKDYIQRKKEVMKRRGKSVANDSKFTARKRRPRF